TGAGATTTCAGTTCCAAAATCCTCATACTCCAGATTTGCATTGATTCCTATGCCCACAATCACGTTCTTTATCTCATCGGCCTCTGCACTCATCTCGGTCAGTATCCCGCAGAGCTTTTTACCGCCTGTCACAATGTCGTTAGGCCATTTTATTCTTGCATCCAGTTGACAGCAGCTCCAAAGTGCCTTAGATACAGCATAAGCAGCTGCAATTGTCAGTTTTGGAGCATCTGCGGGCAGTATGTCAGGTTTCAGCATAATGGACATCCATATACCTTTGCCCTTTGTGGAGACCCACTGTCTTCCCAATCTTCCCCTTCCGGCAGTCTGCTCATCAGCAATTATCACTGTTCCTTCCTCGAAGGACTCCTCTGCTGCTTTCTTTGCAAATGTGTTTGTAGAAGTAACGCTGTCTAAATATATAATCTTCCTGCCTATGTATTTAGTGTTCAATAAAGGTTGAATTTCACAAGATGACAGCACATCCGGGCTTCCGATCAGCTTATATCCGCTGTTGGTCTGGGATTCTATGCTGTAGCCTTCACTTCGAAGCTTGGTGATATGTTTCCATACAGCAGTTCTGGATATACCGAGCTTTCTGCTTATCTCCTCACCGGATACCGATTGTCCGTTGCTAGCTTTTAATTGTTCCAATATCTTGTTTTTCACATCTTCACCTCGCCCTGATTTAATCCTCGGACCTCGCACCTCGAACCCCGCACCTCATATTTACTATTTTACTATAACTCCAAAAAAAAATCAGACAATTTCTTGTCTGATTTTCATTTCTATTTCTTTCAAGGCATTATGCCAATGTGAACAGCACCTGTCCAGTATTTACTGAATCACCCTGGGTTATTGCTACTGATGCTATTGTGATCTCGCCACCCGCCATTATTTCGTTTTCCATTTTCATAGCCTCAAGTATGCAAAGAACATGTCCCTTTTTCACTGTGTCCCCTGCTTTTACATTTATACTCAAGATTGTACCAGGCATTGGTGCTGTAATTGTGCTTGCACCTGCTGGGACTGCAGCTGGAGCAGCTTTCGGTGCAGGTGCTGGAGCAGCTTTTGGTGCTGCTGGTGCCGGAGCCGCCGCCGCCCTTGGTACAGGCTGAACTGCAGGTGCTGCGCTTACGCCGTCTTTTATTTCTTCTACTTCAACCTCATAGCTTTTACCGCTGACATTTATCATAAATTTTCTCATGATATATTCCTCCTAAATTTAATATTTAGAACCTGTTAGCCATCTGTTCCGTTCTGCTGATCTTGCCCCAGACAGGAGTCTGGTCGTCAACACGCTTGATATTTCGCACTACTATGTTGCTTCTGCCGCCCAGACATGATATCAGCGCTGCTGTTATCACTGCAATAAGTTCGTTATCCTCGGCAGCTCCATTGTTGTTTTCCTGCGGTATTGCAGCCTCAACTGGTTCTGATTTTTGAACCTGAGCCGCCTCTGTGCCTTCTTTCTTCTCTTTACCCTTTCCAAAAAGGGTTGCTAGAAAGTTGTTGCTAGAATTAGCCATTATTTCACCCCATCGCTCTTATTATAACGAGTAGGAGCGTATATTCCACCTTAATTTGTCACGCTCCGTTAAACGAGTTTCAAGAAAGGCTTCCTTGGTTGTTAAAATGCTTTAATAGAAGCCTTTTTTATACCGGGAGGTTGCCGTGCTTCTTCGCCGGCCTGCTTTCTCTCTTGCTTGCCAGCATTTCGAAGGCACTTGCAAGTCTCTGTCTTGTTTCCGAAGGTTCTATAACAGCGTCAACAAAGCCTCTGCTTGCTGCTATATACGGTGTAGCAAACTTTTCTCTATATTCCTGTATCTTTTCTGTACGAGCTTCTACAGGATTCTCTGCATTTTCAATATCCTTCTTGAATATGATATTAGCCGCACCTTCAGGTCCCATAACTGCAATTTCAGCCATCGGCCATGCAAAAACCATATCAGCTCCAAGATCCTTGCTGCACATTGCAAGATATGCTCCGCCGTATGCTTTTCTTACAATCATTGTAACCTTAGGCACTGTTGCTTCACAATATGCATAAAGCATCTTAGCGCCGTGCCTTATGATTCCGCCGTATTCCTGGTTTGTTCCCGGCAGGAAGCCTGGTACGTCAACAAGATTTAATATAGGAATATTGAAGGCATCACAGGTTCTTATAAACCTTCCAGCTTTGTCGGAAGCATTTATATCCAAGCAGCCCGCCAGAATCTTAGGCTGGTTTGCTATTATCCCTATGCTTGCACCATCTATTCGGGCATATGCAGTAATTATGTTCTGTGCATAATAAGGCTGGACTTCCATAAAGTCGCCATTGTCTACTATAGATTTTATTATGTCCTTCATATCATAAGGCTTATTTGCATTTAGTGGAACTATTGTATTCAGTGACTCTTCTATTCTATTAAGATCATCACCTGTTTCAATAACAGGTGCTGTCTCCATATTATTTGAAGGCAGGAAGCTTAGAAGTCTCTTTATTTCTTCGATACAAGCTGTCTCATCAGGGCTGATGAAATGAGCTACACCGCTTACCCTATTATGAGTCATTGCACCGCCAAGATCTTCCGCTGAAACCTCTTCTCCTGTAACTGTCTTTATTACCTGTGGGCCTGTTATGAACATTTGGCTGGTCTTATCAACCATGAATACGAAATCGGTAAGAGCTGGGGAATAAACCGCTCCGCCGGCACATGGCCCCATTATTACAGAAATCTGTGGAATAACTCCTGATGCTATAGTATTTCTGTAGAATATCTGTCCATAGCCTGAGAGAGCATCAACACCTTCCTGTATTCTTGCTCCGCCTGAATCATTCATTCCTACTACAGGTGCTCCCATTTTGAGAGCCAAATCCAATACCTTGCATATCTTCTTTGCATGCATCTCACCAAGGGATCCTCCAACTACGGTGAAATCCTGCGCATAAACATACACCAATCTGCCGTCAACAGTACCATAGCCTGTAACAACACCTTCTGCGGGAGCCTCCAAAGACTCCATTCTGAACTCTGTGCATCTGTGCTTTATAAATGCATCTAACTCCACAAAGCTGTCCTGGTCCATCAGCAGGTTAATTCTCTCTCTTGCAGTGAGTTTTCCAGCTTTGTGCTGCTTCTGTACTCTATCAGCACCGCCACCCTCTGTTATCTTGTCCAACCTGCTATGTAAATCGTTGATTTTATCTACTGACATAGAATCTCCTCCATTTTCATAACTCTATTACTTTCTTTCACAAAGTTCTATCAAAACACCGCTAGTGCTTTTGGGATGAAGGAATGCTATTCTCGCACCACCGGCTCCATACCTTGGCTTTTCATCAATGAGCCTCATGCCTTTTGCTTTCATCTCTTCCAATGCTGCCTCTATGTCATCTACTCTAAAGGCTATGTGCTGAATTCCCTGGCCTTTAGCTTCAATAAACTTAGCGATTGGTCCCTCTGGAGATGTCGATTCCAATAGCTCTACCTCAGTATCCCCTACCGGTAGGAATGCCACTTTTACTTTTTGCTCCTCAACCACTTCAACTCCGTGGAGCTCCAGGCCCAGAACATCCTTATAAAGCTTTACCGCTTCATCAAGATTGCTGACTGCTATGCCTATATGGTCTACCTTGTTTAACACTTACATACCTCCAATCCTTATTACAATGTATATTTCAATCATCAATAATTAAGCTCGCGATTTTTTGTGAATTCATCAATTAATCTGTCTGTAGCTGAATATGGATCCAACTGCCTTTCCATGACTTGTTGCGCAAGCTCATCAATAATGTTGGTGCCCTCACCCAAGTTGTATACT
Above is a genomic segment from Clostridia bacterium containing:
- a CDS encoding biotin--[acetyl-CoA-carboxylase] ligase; amino-acid sequence: MKNKILEQLKASNGQSVSGEEISRKLGISRTAVWKHITKLRSEGYSIESQTNSGYKLIGSPDVLSSCEIQPLLNTKYIGRKIIYLDSVTSTNTFAKKAAEESFEEGTVIIADEQTAGRGRLGRQWVSTKGKGIWMSIMLKPDILPADAPKLTIAAAYAVSKALWSCCQLDARIKWPNDIVTGGKKLCGILTEMSAEADEIKNVIVGIGINANLEYEDFGTEISSIATSIRLEKGSAVSRKALVAAVLNELEEVYEDFVREGSIESLLAGYKSKSAVLGKEIRVISKKEEIIGLAIDISEEGHLVVQLGDGTIKEIMSGEVSVRGLHGYI
- a CDS encoding biotin/lipoyl-containing protein, producing MRKFMINVSGKSYEVEVEEIKDGVSAAPAVQPVPRAAAAPAPAAPKAAPAPAPKAAPAAVPAGASTITAPMPGTILSINVKAGDTVKKGHVLCILEAMKMENEIMAGGEITIASVAITQGDSVNTGQVLFTLA
- a CDS encoding carboxyl transferase domain-containing protein; amino-acid sequence: MSVDKINDLHSRLDKITEGGGADRVQKQHKAGKLTARERINLLMDQDSFVELDAFIKHRCTEFRMESLEAPAEGVVTGYGTVDGRLVYVYAQDFTVVGGSLGEMHAKKICKVLDLALKMGAPVVGMNDSGGARIQEGVDALSGYGQIFYRNTIASGVIPQISVIMGPCAGGAVYSPALTDFVFMVDKTSQMFITGPQVIKTVTGEEVSAEDLGGAMTHNRVSGVAHFISPDETACIEEIKRLLSFLPSNNMETAPVIETGDDLNRIEESLNTIVPLNANKPYDMKDIIKSIVDNGDFMEVQPYYAQNIITAYARIDGASIGIIANQPKILAGCLDINASDKAGRFIRTCDAFNIPILNLVDVPGFLPGTNQEYGGIIRHGAKMLYAYCEATVPKVTMIVRKAYGGAYLAMCSKDLGADMVFAWPMAEIAVMGPEGAANIIFKKDIENAENPVEARTEKIQEYREKFATPYIAASRGFVDAVIEPSETRQRLASAFEMLASKRESRPAKKHGNLPV
- the mce gene encoding methylmalonyl-CoA epimerase is translated as MLNKVDHIGIAVSNLDEAVKLYKDVLGLELHGVEVVEEQKVKVAFLPVGDTEVELLESTSPEGPIAKFIEAKGQGIQHIAFRVDDIEAALEEMKAKGMRLIDEKPRYGAGGARIAFLHPKSTSGVLIELCERK
- a CDS encoding OadG family protein, giving the protein MANSSNNFLATLFGKGKEKKEGTEAAQVQKSEPVEAAIPQENNNGAAEDNELIAVITAALISCLGGRSNIVVRNIKRVDDQTPVWGKISRTEQMANRF